A region of Beijerinckia sp. 28-YEA-48 DNA encodes the following proteins:
- a CDS encoding TRAP transporter substrate-binding protein, which produces MKRIALALALAGWTLAPATAQDKAAQDKGTPDKQVNLKVSLWVPTAHPLFASTKAWVESIEKASNGSIKAMIFPSEQLGKAFDHYDMARDGIADVTFINPGYQPGRFPVIAVGQLPFTFADASKGTAALDSWYRKYAPAEMKDTKFCFAFMHDPGTFHSQKKIVLPGDIKGLKIRPAHSTIAEMVTMLGGTNVQASAPESRDMLERGVADGISFGWGSMFLFGIEKHIKYSIDAPLYSTMFTYNINRRTYDNMSAAQKKVIDDHCNTEWAVKTAEPWAKFEHDGLAKMKALPGHEVYPLTTAQIAEWRQTVEPLAQKWREAVRKVGIDPDVAMKELKDSIASNNAGF; this is translated from the coding sequence ATGAAGCGCATTGCTCTCGCTTTGGCGCTTGCAGGCTGGACGCTCGCGCCGGCCACGGCCCAAGACAAAGCAGCACAAGACAAAGGAACCCCTGACAAACAGGTCAATCTGAAAGTCTCGCTCTGGGTGCCGACCGCACATCCGCTGTTTGCATCGACCAAGGCTTGGGTCGAGTCGATCGAAAAAGCCTCCAACGGCTCCATCAAAGCGATGATTTTTCCATCCGAGCAACTCGGCAAGGCCTTCGATCATTATGACATGGCGCGTGACGGCATCGCCGATGTCACCTTCATCAATCCAGGCTATCAGCCTGGACGTTTCCCGGTGATCGCCGTCGGCCAGCTGCCGTTCACCTTCGCCGATGCGAGCAAGGGCACCGCCGCGCTCGATTCCTGGTATCGCAAATATGCGCCAGCCGAGATGAAGGACACGAAATTCTGTTTCGCCTTCATGCATGATCCCGGCACATTCCATAGCCAGAAGAAAATCGTGCTGCCCGGCGACATCAAAGGCCTCAAGATCCGCCCCGCGCACAGCACCATCGCCGAAATGGTGACCATGCTCGGCGGCACCAACGTCCAGGCTTCCGCTCCTGAATCCCGCGACATGCTGGAGCGCGGCGTCGCCGACGGCATTTCGTTCGGATGGGGATCGATGTTCCTGTTCGGCATCGAGAAGCACATCAAATATTCGATCGACGCGCCGCTTTACAGCACCATGTTCACCTACAACATCAACCGCCGCACCTATGACAACATGTCAGCGGCGCAGAAGAAGGTGATCGACGATCATTGCAACACGGAATGGGCGGTGAAAACCGCCGAGCCCTGGGCCAAATTCGAGCATGATGGCCTCGCCAAGATGAAAGCCCTACCCGGTCATGAGGTCTATCCGCTGACCACCGCTCAGATCGCCGAATGGCGCCAGACCGTCGAGCCGCTGGCGCAAAAATGGCGAGAGGCCGTCCGCAAGGTCGGCATCGATCCGGATGTGGCGATGAAAGAACTGAAAGACTCTATTGCCAGCAACAATGCTGGT
- a CDS encoding choline dehydrogenase yields the protein MTKGYDYIVVGGGSAGCVLANRLSADPAAQVVLIEAGARDWNPLIHVPLMTAYFMQSRFHNWAYQTEPEPGLGGRRIAWPRGRVLGGSSSINGMVYTRGNRGDYDHWAQLGLRDWSYERVLPFFKRSENFAEGADDYHGSGGELPVTRPPTKYFLYDAFVEAGVQAGFPRNPDFNGEQQEGFGRYHFTIRNGKRMSTARSFITPIRARPNLTVLTGAHILRVIIENGRATGVEVKVGREKRVISAAREIVLSCGAITSPTVLMQSGIGAADALHRHDIKSAVDLPAVGKNLQDHLTVRVSHGCEEPDSLYDLRRIDRAGFAVLRNILTGKGPASAWPLEGGAFLKSRPDVAEPDLQVHFFPGIPVTTGPRIPFRKPAPGVHDGYGFTGTICHLRPESRGDITLSSADPFAPPVIRANYLSAAADRDVMRAGVKILRDVLAQKAFAKMNSREIAPGPSVKSDADIDAFIVANAGTVFHPVGTCRMGVDESSVVDEELRVRGVTGLRVADASIMPTLVSANTNAPTIMIAEKAAEYLLRVA from the coding sequence ATGACCAAGGGATATGACTATATCGTCGTCGGTGGCGGCTCGGCCGGCTGCGTCCTTGCAAATCGCCTGTCGGCTGATCCAGCGGCGCAGGTTGTCTTGATTGAAGCGGGCGCGCGCGATTGGAATCCGCTGATCCACGTACCGCTGATGACCGCCTATTTCATGCAATCACGCTTCCACAACTGGGCCTATCAGACCGAGCCGGAACCGGGCCTTGGTGGACGCCGCATCGCCTGGCCGCGCGGTCGTGTGCTCGGCGGCTCCTCCTCCATCAACGGCATGGTCTACACCCGTGGCAATCGCGGCGACTATGATCATTGGGCGCAGCTCGGCCTGCGCGACTGGTCCTATGAGCGCGTGCTGCCTTTCTTCAAGCGATCTGAAAATTTCGCTGAAGGCGCCGATGACTATCACGGCAGCGGCGGCGAACTGCCCGTCACCCGACCGCCGACCAAATATTTTCTTTACGACGCGTTCGTCGAAGCGGGTGTGCAGGCCGGCTTTCCGCGCAACCCGGATTTCAACGGCGAGCAGCAGGAAGGCTTCGGCCGCTATCATTTCACCATCCGCAACGGCAAGCGCATGAGCACGGCGCGCTCTTTCATCACACCGATCCGCGCGCGCCCCAACCTCACCGTTCTCACCGGCGCACATATCCTGCGCGTGATCATCGAGAACGGCCGCGCCACCGGCGTCGAGGTCAAGGTCGGCCGGGAGAAGCGCGTCATCTCCGCCGCGCGTGAGATCGTTCTGTCCTGCGGCGCCATTACCTCGCCGACCGTGCTGATGCAGTCTGGCATCGGCGCGGCGGACGCTTTGCACCGTCACGACATCAAATCCGCCGTCGACCTGCCCGCTGTCGGCAAGAATTTACAGGACCATCTGACCGTGCGCGTTTCGCATGGCTGCGAGGAGCCAGATTCGCTCTACGATCTACGCCGCATCGATCGCGCCGGCTTTGCCGTACTGCGCAATATCCTCACCGGCAAAGGCCCGGCCTCCGCCTGGCCGCTTGAAGGCGGCGCCTTCCTGAAATCGCGACCAGATGTGGCTGAGCCTGACCTGCAGGTGCATTTCTTCCCCGGCATCCCGGTGACCACCGGTCCTCGCATTCCCTTCCGCAAGCCCGCGCCCGGCGTGCATGACGGCTATGGCTTCACCGGCACGATCTGCCATTTGCGCCCCGAAAGCCGTGGCGACATCACTCTGAGCAGCGCTGATCCATTTGCACCACCTGTCATTCGCGCCAATTATCTCTCCGCCGCCGCCGATCGCGACGTGATGCGCGCCGGCGTAAAGATCCTGCGCGACGTGTTGGCGCAGAAGGCTTTCGCCAAGATGAACAGCCGCGAAATCGCGCCCGGACCGTCGGTCAAAAGCGATGCGGACATCGATGCCTTTATCGTGGCCAATGCCGGCACGGTCTTTCATCCGGTCGGCACGTGCCGCATGGGTGTGGACGAGAGTTCAGTGGTCGACGAGGAATTGCGCGTGCGCGGTGTCACGGGCTTGCGCGTTGCCGACGCTTCGATCATGCCGACCTTGGTCAGCGCCAACACCAATGCGCCAACCATCATGATCGCTGAAAAGGCTGCCGAATACCTGTTGCGAGTAGCTTGA